TGTGAGGAAACTTAAGGAGCATGGGGCCATCATCCTCGGAAAGACGAGTATGTCGGAGTGGATGAATTTCCGTTCGCTTAATTCTTCCAATGGCTGGAGCCCTAGGGGTGGACAAACTCTAGGTGCTTATCATCCGATGCAGGACCCCGAAGGAAGTTCAAGTGGTAGCGCTGTGGCAGTTGATCTCGGACTGGCTGTGGCAGCGCTTGGAACCGAAGTAAGTGGCTGCAAACTATGCTGCATGTAGGTCCATCATAAGCTAACCCAGGAACCTAGACAATGGGAAGTATACTATTTCCCAGCGAGGTAAACAACATTGTCGGTATCAAACCAACAGTCGGCCTTACTTCACGCTACGGCGTCATCCCTATCAGCGAGCACCAAGACACCATTGGACCAATGGCTCGGACCGTCCGAGATGCAGCGTGGGTTCTGGGGGCAATTGCAGGCAGAGACGGGAGGGATAACTATACGCTTGCTTCGCCTCACCCGTCTGTCCCCTTCTATGTCGGTGCCTGCCAGTTGGACAGGCTGCAGGGGAAGAGGATTGGTATCCCACGGAATGTCCTTCCATTCCTAGCCATGGAACCACACGGCCTCGCAGTCCTCTCCGCATTCGAAGCCGCTATCTCTGTACTCACAGAGGCGGGTGCTACTATTGTGCAAGATGCGAACTTCACAGCCTGGGAGGAGTTTCCCGAAAGCAAGAGTGTAACTCAGGTTCTTCATGCTGATTTTATCTCCAATATCGAGAGTTACCTCTCTAAGCTGGAGACTAATCCAAACAACATACATACCCTACAGGATCTCAGAAAATACACACAGAGTGACCCACGAGAGGATTATCCCGGACGTGACACGGTCCAGTGGGATGCAGCACTCGCCGTCGGAATCAACAATACTTCTCCGGAATTCTGGCCAATGTACCAAAACAATCTCCGTCtaggaggagaaggaggtgtATTGGGGACCCTTGCGCGCCACAAGCTCGATGCTATCATTCTTCCTACATCGCTGGCAGCCTACGTCCCATCAGTCGTCGGTACGCCTGTCATCACAGTCCCGCTTGGCGCGTATCCCAAGGGAACGAAAACCGTATACAACAAGTTCGGCAATCTAGTTCAGGTTGCCGAGAACATTCCTTTCGGGATTAGCTTTATGGGCGCGCACTGGAGTGAAGAGAAGCTGATTGGTATGGCTTATGCGTTTGAGCAGCGAACCCTATTCAGGCAAAAGCTGAAGCGCTATATCGAGCCACATAGTGAGATTGCGGGGCTGCTACAGGACAGGGCCAATGGGGTGTGTACATAAGGCTACTTGCATATTAGACTATGGCCTGTCAAGTGgataatagttaatttaaactattaagCTCTTTTAGTTCGAATGTTTTCGTCTGATCCCTCCATGTAAATTCGGTAAAAATCACCGTAACCTCAAGATGGTACTACTACCCGAATAGGCATAGTCTCAGATTGTCGGGTTCCGATAAGAGTAGCTGAGAATCTTCGCGCGGGGTCATCTTccgccttttttttattgagATTCAGGGCGGACCTGCCTATACACCTCTTTTATCCCGTTGACTCCCTACCGGCGAAAAGAATGggagatattgaagataCCTGCGCCTCATTGCGCGCCCAGATCGCCGCCACCGAAGCACAGCTAGCTGGGCTGAAACGCGAACTCGAGAGCGCAGAGCAAGCAGCGATTAAAGTCAGGGCGCAGGACGCCCCAAATTCCACCGCTACGACTAGCACCCAAGGcaatgaaaagagaaaatggcCGCTACTAGACGAAGAATATCGACGTTATGGAAGACAAATGATCGTGCCGCAAGTGGGGTTGCAAGGCGAGTGGATTTCCTGTTAAAACGGAAGTCGCTTGAGGTGCAATAACTAACAATTACTCTTCAATATTACAGGTCAACTGAAACTTCGATCCGCAAAGGTTTTGATCGTCGGAGCGGGCGGCTTGGGATGTCCGGCTGCGCAGTATCTCGCCGGAGCCGGGGTGGGCACACTGGGACTCGTGGATGGGGATACGGTGGAATCCTCGAACCTTCATCGGCAGGTATTACATCGGAGCAAGAATGTTGGGAAGCTCAAGGTGGATAGTGCGATTGAGTCTTTGCGCGAGTGAGTTTGGTCTGCGTGCCCGCTTTTCATTGCGGATTCTAATAGGCGACTTGCTCTTAGTTTGAACCCTCATCCGACTTACATAGCGCACCGAGCACATCTGGCGCCCCAAGATGCGGCGGATATTTTCAAGAACTatgacctcatcctcgactGTACGGATAACCCGGCGACACGTTATTTGATCTCGGATACAGCTGTTTTGCTTGGGAAGCCGTTGGTTTCGGCTTCTGCTCTGCGGACGGAAGGCCAGCTTATGGTGCTAAATAACCCTCCTCGATCGGTAGGAGATAAGACTGGGGGTCCATGCTATCGATGTGTTTTTCCTCGGCCGCCTCCGGCAAACAGTATCATGAGCTGTGCGGATGGTGGCATTCTTGGGCCGGTTGTCGGTACAATGGGTGTACTGCAGGCGTTGGAGGCGATCAAGGTCATTACGGCTACAGACGAGGAAGTAAAACCTCCATCGTTACATATCTTTTCGGCTTATTCTTCCCCGTTGTTCCGAACTATCAAACTGCGTTCGCGCCGACCGAATTGTGCGGTGTGCTCTGGTGAGGCTAGTGTGACGCTGGAGACCGTCAAGTCAGGCTCTACCGATTATGTTTTCTTCTGTGGAAGTGTCGGTCCAGAGAAGCTGTTGCTCCCGGAAGAGCGCATCTCGCCGCGGGAATACCGGACGAAGTATCCAGTGACAGCTTCCAGCGAGGCTATCGGAACGGTAACCAAGGAACCCACGATCATCGATGTTCGGGAGAAGGTCCAATTCGACATCTGCAGCTTGGAAAACAGTATCAATATCCCCATTTCGTCCATTCTATCGTCGGCGACGAAAACCGCCCAGAACAACGAAGTAGCCAATGGGTCGAATCCACTGCCCCCGTGGCTGCCAGCAGATATCGCCTCGTCGGACTCCATCGATCCGATCTATGTTGTGTGTCGACTCGGAAACGACTCCCAGATCGCAGTCAAACGACTGAAGGAGCTGGGC
This window of the Aspergillus flavus chromosome 8, complete sequence genome carries:
- a CDS encoding amidase; protein product: MLFYRAFGGLLCFLYACVTVSAFTCAYPPLIHATKDDLASDLGDNCYSSVDLVKTYVARINEVNSTLRPILEVNPDALHEAEVLDGERLYGLSRGELHGMPILVKDNIGTADKMQTTAGSYALYDSRVREDATAVRKLKEHGAIILGKTSMSEWMNFRSLNSSNGWSPRGGQTLGAYHPMQDPEGSSSGSAVAVDLGLAVAALGTETMGSILFPSEVNNIVGIKPTVGLTSRYGVIPISEHQDTIGPMARTVRDAAWVLGAIAGRDGRDNYTLASPHPSVPFYVGACQLDRLQGKRIGIPRNVLPFLAMEPHGLAVLSAFEAAISVLTEAGATIVQDANFTAWEEFPESKSVTQVLHADFISNIESYLSKLETNPNNIHTLQDLRKYTQSDPREDYPGRDTVQWDAALAVGINNTSPEFWPMYQNNLRLGGEGGVLGTLARHKLDAIILPTSLAAYVPSVVGTPVITVPLGAYPKGTKTVYNKFGNLVQVAENIPFGISFMGAHWSEEKLIGMAYAFEQRTLFRQKLKRYIEPHSEIAGLLQDRANGVCT
- a CDS encoding putative molybdenum cofactor, producing MGDIEDTCASLRAQIAATEAQLAGLKRELESAEQAAIKVRAQDAPNSTATTSTQGNEKRKWPLLDEEYRRYGRQMIVPQVGLQGQLKLRSAKVLIVGAGGLGCPAAQYLAGAGVGTLGLVDGDTVESSNLHRQVLHRSKNVGKLKVDSAIESLRDLNPHPTYIAHRAHLAPQDAADIFKNYDLILDCTDNPATRYLISDTAVLLGKPLVSASALRTEGQLMVLNNPPRSVGDKTGGPCYRCVFPRPPPANSIMSCADGGILGPVVGTMGVLQALEAIKVITATDEEVKPPSLHIFSAYSSPLFRTIKLRSRRPNCAVCSGEASVTLETVKSGSTDYVFFCGSVGPEKLLLPEERISPREYRTKYPVTASSEAIGTVTKEPTIIDVREKVQFDICSLENSINIPISSILSSATKTAQNNEVANGSNPLPPWLPADIASSDSIDPIYVVCRLGNDSQIAVKRLKELGLDRGGERVVADIRGGLRAWREQVDPEWPEY